Sequence from the Metopolophium dirhodum isolate CAU chromosome 2, ASM1992520v1, whole genome shotgun sequence genome:
TGTTACATActtaattaaagttattaaggGTAACATTTATAAGCGACatttaaaccaaataattgattgtatgaataaaaatggAACAGAAGTAGAAATTAATGGAGATTTATTAGAAGAATTACAAAATGCTGATAATAATAAGAGTAATATTAAAGAACAAATAGTAATAAGTGAAAGTGTTAATGAGGCAGAAAAAGAAGTAGAATTGGAAACAGAGGATAAAGTTGAGGAAGTTGGATTAAGGAAAAGCCATAGAGTTATTAAACCTCCTATtcgtttaaatgtataaaatattgaatgttaatttatcattattattatgtaattataatgttcaaattatttaataattaatatgtacaatattattatatttattttaagtaatttaatacctaataacctaattgttattatgtttttgtttcattatgtatactatgtttattattttttttattattttttttattattattcaattaatattatattatatttaataattttatatgaaatgtaATTCATATGTACGTCGGGAGGActgtaatgtatgtaatatgtattattccaTGATAAATAAGTTTgaggttatttattattattatgattatgtttgAATGCTGTTCGTTAATGTCTCATGCATTATTGTTACTCTCTTGCTGTAGTTCTGAAATGTTGTAGTGTGACAATTAATAAAGAAGATGTCTAATATAATCTATAGTATATGTGTTAATTATTAGTACTCGGTACACCACATGAGTGATAAGTTTGATAACTTTGGTAAACAATTACAAGAATTACTACACACAGTCAAAGAAATGAGAGAAGAAAACCGAATTCTAAAAGAGCAGAATGTTAGGCTCAACAAAGATGTTATATCTCTGGAAAACCGTGTTAATACATTAGACTCTAATGATTAGAGCAATAGTCTTtggataattttattgaaattattggtGTTCCGGAAATCAAGGATGAAAACTGTGCAGATACGATTAAAACAATCTTAGCTAAACTAGAAGTAAATTCAACGGTTAGTAAGGCGTTTCGTGTTCCATCAAAAATCTTGAACAAACCCAGGAAACTAGTGGCTGAGCTGTGCACTTCCCAATGCAGTAGTAATGCAATAATCAACTCAAGAAAGCAAAAACCGACTGGTAATATGTTTAGCGAAAACTGGGGGACGGGTCCaatatacgtaaataattatCTTCCATTTTTTAATAGAAGTCTCCTTTTTAAAACTAAGGCTTTTGCTAGAGAAGCGACGTAATAGTTTTAACTGAAACGTGGCATGACTCTTTGTCTTGTCACTTCAACATACCTggttacaatataatgttttcgAGTTAAAAAAGAAACCAAAATGATGGTATATtactttttgttaaaaatcatcTTAATGCGGACTTTTATGACTTTAATCTGTTAGAATACAACAGTGTTAAACTAAACTTGAAAATCAATAATTGTTTGACAattttactatgtatatatagatcCCCTTCTTCTGACTATATGGGCttcattaattcattaaaatacgtctttaataatattgacttaAATTCAGGCTTGATTGCCGTAATTGGGGACATGAACATTAACATAATTGGCGCAGAAACagtcaataataatgattatttagaCTTGTTATCGGAATATGGCTTCTGCtcatttattaatgttaatacaaGATTACCAGTGGGTCAAAATCACAGTTGTTTAGATCACGTTTTCATTAGAGATAATTTTAACTCACCTAGCAATATAAACGCAGGTGTTTTACTAACTGATATTATCGACCATTGCTCAACTGTTATCTCTATCCCTGTTCCAGTGAAAACTAAAagcgttaataatattatcaatgtcaTTAATTATGATAATCTTAAACTTATTTTGTGTAATGAAAAATGGTCTAACGACTATGGCTCTAACTCCGCAAACGACTGTTTCACTGAGTTTCTGAAAATAATTACCAATGCAGTTATTAAATCCTCAACAACtaagaatttaaattcaaaaacaaaagattAAAAGAATGGATGTCCAAAGGCCTGTTATGTTCAGTACGTCACAAACAATACCTTtcgtttaaatgaaaaaaaaaccctaaTAACGCCAAACTTATatcacattataaaaaatacaaaaacacatTTACTAAACTTCTGAGACTCGCTAagattaaattttatgaaaataaattaagagaAGTTTCATCTAGTCCTAAATTAACTTGGAAATTGAATAATGAGATCTCTGGTGATAATACTAAGAATAATGATACAATGAAATCTataatagtgaataataatctattaaatataGATGATAATTCTAAAGAAGCGGCAAatgagtttaataattattttactaatgttAGCGAAAATTTGGCTAAACAATTTAGGAAAAATCCTGATTTAGTTTTCAATCTGCgtaatgataacattttttattcttttgataAGTATTTTCTAGATAAAGTTGATGTGTCCGAGCTAagtttaattatacttaagtaCAAAGATGATACTGCGGCCGGTTATGATAAGgttacagttaaaattttaaaaaacatttctgaatttattgtttctccgcttgcatatatttataacttgtgTATACAGACTATAGTACTTTCCCGGACGACTTTAAAATTGCAATCATTAAGCCTTTATTCAAGGGTGGTGACCACAAAATCttaagtaggtaactatagaCCGATATCTATGTTaaccaatttttcaaaaatatttgaaaaaataataaagtctaGGCTAATTTTCtatctcaaaaataataacctgCTTTCCAAAAATCAATTTGGATTTCGTCCAGGCTTAAGCACAGAAAATGCATTATATAATGTATCTCAATTTTTTTACGATTCTCTAGATAATGGTCTGAAAGCGATTGCTGTTTTCATAGACTTCGCGAAGGCCTTTGATACTATTCAAAACGATACTCTATAACGTATTCTACCTAATTTTGGTATAAGTAACATAAGTCTTCTCTGGTTTAAAGCTACCTCTCGAATAGACAACAAATAGTGAAATTAAATGATGTTAACAGCAATgctagttttattaaatatggtGTGCCTCAGGGTAGTGTATTAGGCCCCCTACtgttcatattatatgttaatgcagtttgtgatttaaaatttgatggtAAATTGGTTTCCTATGCTGACGATACTTGTCTGTTATTTTCGGGTAAATCTTGATAGGATGTTCACCTCAAAGCCTCGGAGGGACTAAATTTAACATACAAGAGCATATGCGAACTGGGCTTAACGATGAATCTGGAGAAAACTACATTTATgaagttttcaataaataagATTATCTACCAAGATTCTCCTTTAGTAATTCATCATTGCAAAGATAAATTGAACTGCAACATGTTAAATTGTATAGCCAttaaacaaatatcaaaaattcgTTATTTAGGTATCATTTTTGACGATAATTTAAGGTGGAACGtacatattaaaaacttaataggCAAACTCAGATATTcactatacaaatttattaaacttaaaggtATATtgcctttaaatattttacgtacCATTTATTTTGCATTGTATCAATCTATTTTTCAGTATGGCCTGTTAGTTTGGGGAGGTGCCaaagaaaactatttaaaatgtcttcaatcgaattaaaataatgtactgagaataatattaaataaacaatcatTAGTAGGTTCTTCAAGACTGAACTACTCAAATTTAGGAGTTATTCCGTTAAAttacttatacaaaaaatttgcaatattatttactataaaaaaatgtattaacccTTTAAATAATACAGATTTTTCTCAGAGCTTATAATCTACCAGTAAAGTACACGAAGAAAACCTTTGGGTAATCGTTTATAGATTATTTAGGTCCAACCTATTTCAACCAGTTGTCAActataaccaaaaataaatattcatggTGGTATAGTCAATGAGAAAAATGTAGTTTATAAGTGGCTTTTCGCTGATTTGTCTACTCATTTAGTATAATTGTCCGTTAGATCACGGCACTCCTTTTACTGAACTTAACTATTTAGCTTATGATTTCTTTAGCTTCCTTTTCCTTAACTATTAAGCTtatgattttcttgaaaattttaatatatctaaatcaaaattctattattAGTTTccaagttattaaaatgtttatactaatgataataattcttaaaattatttagtacctacacaattttatatgtacattgtacgtacAACTCAAAAACTACCATCCTGCAGGATCCTATGAATTTTCAttcatttaatgaatcaaaattctcaaataaaatagctggtaaataattaaaagtgaaaaagaAGAGTCCCTATTTAAGAAAACATAAGTTTTTATTGCCACAGGCTCATCATCCAGTGGcacaaacaattttaagtacTTATTCGAAAATATGGTATTCAAGTGTATTTAAAAGTTCCAACATTCGTCATTTGATTATTTGTATAACTTAAGCATAAAAATAAAGGTGAGAGGATGCTTAGAGCATCAGCATGTACCTATATTCCTCCCCACCACCGGTTAAAATTAggtttattcttttattatttagtttaaaaatttaagaattacttgaaatgtatttttatgtaagtatactaagtaattaaatatatttgtgtcattaatgtataactattataataaataaataataatatattaattcaataggtacaatatttttcaagtagGTCGCATACGAGTCGTACGACTTAAAAACCAGTTTGGATAGAATATAGATCGCACAGGTATAAACGACATTACAGGCGGTACACTATTAATTACGatgataaataggtaaataggtatctaaataCCTACATACGAACACTAATCGTAAACATGTAAATTAACGTAAATGCACTTCgattatagatacattttgtcaattcTGGATTAACTAACTAATCACTGCTTATAGAAGGTGTTTTTATATTGAAGTTATctacaatatacctactggttgaatatattatgtatagtgcgTAAtgacgttaaaaataaaaataatataggtacgctcGATATTTACATGCAatagcataaaaatataaaatattttttttttttttttatttaataagaaaatatacaactatacaattaaGCACAACAAGTAATAATGATGAAGAGGATTACATAACATGAAAAATGGCACGATGTAGGAGGGCTCCCATGGAGCTACCTACTtgggtattttattaattaatggagGAGGTCTCCAACCCATTTTCGTTTGAGTCTTCGTGGGGGGTTGTCAGGGATGTGTTGAGAAGCAAGATAACTAATGTTGGGGTTACTATGGGAGCTAAATTTTTTGTGGAGTTTTTGGTAAGCAGTTTTAGTGACTTGGTTTACGTAATTTATTCTCAGGTCAGAGTGAAGGGTTTTGTTACTTACATACCAGGGGGATTTTGTAATAGTGCGAAGGCAGATGGATTGGAATGATTGTATTTTTTGGATGTTACTTGGGGCGGCGCTGCCCAAAATTTGAATACCATAATACCATAGAggaaaaatcaacattttgtaGATAAGGATTTTGAGTTTAAGGTTTAAATTTGATCGTAAGAGAGGACGTAGTAGATGTAATCTGGAGTTTAGTTTCTTTCTTTTGTCGAATATGTGGTCTTTCCAAGTTAACCTTTTGTCGAAAATGAGTCCTAAGTATTTAACTTGGTTGGTTTggggtaataatataaaatatcgaaatctattttataataatattatagtacctatatgtacgaTTTacatacaagttacaacataccaattataatattgtaagctatatttgttgtatattgaatgtaggtaggtaggcatATTCTTActccataataaaaatatttagatacaaAAATAGTGTTCCTATTGAACAGCACATTTTCGAGATGTGTTATTcaaacaaacatttatataagtaattataatttatattgtattgattaatatggcgtgtacaatataatattacaaaaaacaaataaacggtACAGTCTCAAAATGATTCGTATTTTCAAATGAacacattacacataataatatgatattacacgatctcgtagtataatattatgtgatattggAAAAGAATTTATCATCGAatatgtacaacataatatttcatgCATGattcattatacataatatatgatatatatatggaCCATCTAAATCTTTCTCACGGAGTGAATTTCTGCTTGCTGTTCGTAAGGTGGTGAATATGCTGGAGGGTTATAATATTCTTGAGGGTGCTGTACTTCTACAGAAGCGGGTCTTGGCTGCAGTGACACCGaagtctaaaatttaaaataataaaacattaaaccatggctgtatacgtttatgtgaaatttaaaattaatcgtaACTTTCAATCATTGCCTTAATCCTATATGATCCTATCCCATATTTAGaaaaacaaacaacaaaaattggaaactgaaaattttatcgtgtacaaaaaatgcttatataaacaaccagtgaaaatttcatgtatttacggtCATTTTTGTTCGAGTTATACAAAAACCGAATCGATTTTTGTCGAAACCCGTAGGTATAttagcgtaaaaattcccgtttttccttaatttttctttacttTTTCCCGGCACTTTTGAATTAGGAATTTTTTACTTATGACCctccaaaagtaccaactaaattcactttcctcaGAGaagatacttttgaaaaaaatccaagcagTTTTACtttcctaaaaggtaatgacaggcacaaaaaaaaacaacattttaaaatcaatacattcatcgttccgctcagaatctaaaaaatgtgcTATAGCTATAGGATAGGCAAAAATTAGGGTTTTTTCAACGAAGTACaacaaaattgtatacttatattattgatttaaataaatgaagGTAAATAAATAAGGTTTATAATAGCTGAGTAGTCCCAACTATTTTTGTCACACGAAATTtaattctaacctaacctaatataatttatattacttgtATTTATGGAATCGCCTTCAATCATCAAatagaaattcaaaatgtattttatatatttcccTTAAACATGTTAATGCATAGGACATGCGCACACTTaatttgtacctataggtataggtacaccaGAATTCCGAGATGGTCAATTTTTATTCggaacttaaataatataataacaataaattatatgaatattgtataggttgacctatataataataatatattatcatgatttcCATCGATATTTAGTTATTTCGTGTACTGTACTACCTGAAAGTGCGGTTCGGTGCCATTGTGTCCGGGGTGACCGTGGTGCAGTTGGGGATAAACATGGGACGCCACCGGAACCGGAAGCGCTGCACCATTGCTGCTGTGTTGCCATCCGGCTTCCTGTTGTTCCTGCAATTGTAGTGGTGGTGCGCTCTGGACTGGGTAAACCGGGTTTGGTGCCGGTAGCCCGCTGAGCGTAACATTCACGGAATTTTGGGACAAGTTTTGATTTACGGCAGGCTCCTGCAGGCTTTGGCCCGCGACAGCGGATGATAATGTGGGCAACGGAGGCCGCGTTGCGAGGAGTTCGTCGTCGTAAAAACTTTTCACCACGTAGATCTGGCACAGGTGGATGACTGTATGGATTTAAACAGGtgattatgtataatttgtaataaaaccagtataaatataaattataaatattttgcattttcgTATCATAACggtatcaataaatacaattttataaaaacagcttaaattattttcgaaaaaaaaattaaatataattaaataagtataattttttttactaatatttctatttttattaagtattatgttCGCTCCTATGACTTCAGTTATACAAAACAACACGTGCCAATAActgtagaattttttatttgaaaatattaaatttttaatcaataaaatattgtgtttcgttttgttttatttacttaatatcaattttatggaataaaaaaaaaacgagagtGTGTGAGCCCACCATTACACTTTggggaagtaaaacttctttcataaGTTTGGAGCCCGAGAAATTATAAGTGAATTAGGGAGGTAgtgagaaaaatcaatacaataaaaataaactgcacgccaccgccgccgtccaTGAaaggcaaaataaataaacaaacgtgtcgtttcatttttcgttacgattttttttccacccacacctcaagaaagaagttttacttcaatAAAACTAAATGTGGAGCATTTGAGCATTCTATTGGAGCGTGGAGAcatgtgatattatatacgtcatataaaggcataaagttcataatattattatatacttactgcATATAGGTACTGAATAATAAAGTATGACAGGATAGTAATACTTGATCGTGATATAAGTAATAGCCAGTATGTGAAACGACAGAAATATCGTGTTGACCGCTAACCactgatatattttatggattttgtgctaaaacaattattaatgaaatgtCAATAGTTGATACagttatacaatttgtaatattaattcgaTCATAGGaaagaaataaacaatattcCAAATACCTAgtgaataatgtattgtatatttaacaattttaaataatctcaaagagaaaaaaagaaaaatgatgcAAAAATTAAGACCAAGTGATGTGACTATTATAATCTCCCAAGTACCTACATTTCAGTGTAAGTCTAAACGAATTAACACtggatacacataatattagttaGGCTTAGGTTCctataattatagaattatgTCGTATGTACTTACGTCGTATGTTGATTCCTTCAGGTAATAATTGACGTTAAGGAACACAGATATTAGAAACAAATAACTGAATGTGataaaatcgtatattatttgtTCTGTGCGTGAGTTGTAATAGTAATAGTCTTCTGAAAAaagaaatatgttaatataatattacttggtGTTTAATTTCTATAGATAGAACTATTtggaaaattgatttatatttaggtaggaACCTACttccatatttttcaaaataggtacaatataataaaatttcaaaacttttttttgtatattaatatttaaatcagaaacgtacctattttacttttatgtgtaaataatttatttttcatgtttattgaaggttatatttttaagattagtGGGTAcgttttagaatatattttgtggtctataaaaaaaatgcaataagtattatatgaataatgaaGCGTTCATATGCATTATCAACTATCCGAGTAGGTACCTcagatgtaaattatataatactatattatacctatgttatatgtatacaatatacatgaccgtaaactataatattacctatatattattttaatttataattattagcaaTGGTTAATAAAAAGTGTACCTAGTGTTAATTTAGTGTAATAGATGAAAATATGttgaattcaatatatttttgtatgtaccTAGTAATTAGTATCTATACTCATGCACCagccataaattataataacataatttataagcaCTTGGGCACTTCAAACAAATGGAAAATGAAAGCGTTTGCGACGGATATGAGTACAATGATAATGTGACAAATGGAAAACTGTGCGCTTACCGTAAAATGGATTTAACAGCATAAGGCATTTTATCAGAAGTATCACACCAATCCACTggaaaatacaaatatcaaatattataagacatatTTTTACTAGAGAGTAAAGGtaaggtatatttaatattattttacgagcATTTTAGATTTTGCGATTAAAATAAACTTCGTCATTACTCGTATTGTGACTTGAGTAGGTACACAATTCATGAGCTAAAATGCtacattcttataatataatattaacaaaagtacaagacaataaaaatattgatctattataattagtttaaaaagttCTAAGAAATCGGTAAagcacgattgagcatagaatAGTTTATGCGACGTTGCCACATTCACGTTGccgaaattttgtaatttattattttcacgtattaTTACCGTAGACCTTATactagttacctatattatacacagtttaTTTATCATCTAGTGTACATGTGccgtgtaaatgtgtaattcGGTAACACCCGAACAGTCTGGCTGAAACACGTCTGACTATATCCATATACTCTATACTAGTATATTAAGGTCtatgattattatacaaaacttaAACGAGTCGCGAGCCTTAGCCAGCTTTATTGACAATGTTatcgattaataaattagttccgGAGCAATAACTATTAGTTTTATACTCTTATCATTAATATACTTTGACCGTGACGTTTTAAACATTTGGCATTGGgggaaaatataagataattaagatacaattccaaaattattatagaaataatatcagtgttcgataaacagatttatgaaatgtgactattattgactatgaaatcatgttgttttttttaattcgtaccatattttgaattattataaatattttttgtataatatagctagttcaaaaatgaaaatggcAACGTT
This genomic interval carries:
- the LOC132939360 gene encoding uncharacterized protein LOC132939360 isoform X2, which encodes MTSAKCFLGCTNVRYGARIVSILDFWIGVILLIKCLMLLNPFYDYYYYNSRTEQIIYDFITFSYLFLISVFLNVNYYLKESTYDHKIHKIYQWLAVNTIFLSFHILAITYITIKYYYPVILYYSVPICIIHLCQIYVVKSFYDDELLATRPPLPTLSSAVAGQSLQEPAVNQNLSQNSVNVTLSGLPAPNPVYPVQSAPPLQLQEQQEAGWQHSSNGAALPVPVASHVYPQLHHGHPGHNGTEPHFQTSVSLQPRPASVEVQHPQEYYNPPAYSPPYEQQAEIHSVRKI
- the LOC132939360 gene encoding uncharacterized protein LOC132939360 isoform X1, whose translation is MTSAKCFLGCTNVRYGARIVSILDFWIGVILLIKCLMLLNPFYEDYYYYNSRTEQIIYDFITFSYLFLISVFLNVNYYLKESTYDHKIHKIYQWLAVNTIFLSFHILAITYITIKYYYPVILYYSVPICIIHLCQIYVVKSFYDDELLATRPPLPTLSSAVAGQSLQEPAVNQNLSQNSVNVTLSGLPAPNPVYPVQSAPPLQLQEQQEAGWQHSSNGAALPVPVASHVYPQLHHGHPGHNGTEPHFQTSVSLQPRPASVEVQHPQEYYNPPAYSPPYEQQAEIHSVRKI